One part of the Candidatus Kapaibacterium sp. genome encodes these proteins:
- a CDS encoding class I SAM-dependent methyltransferase, producing the protein MLKEQVRQYWDQQPCGTQFTHLPWGTSEFFTEVERFRYAVQPFMHRLIGFHRYAGKRVLEIGCGLGTDLLQFARGGATVTGIDLSPQSVELARQHFELRGQEGTFLVADVEQLPFPDNTFDVVYSFGVLHHTPNIQHALAEIYRVLVPGGEVILMLYHRHSLHVWLGTPLYIAQTLRQQRGLRGMALLGTTLAELVHNYRRWEAEWVRVYDGPANPLGRAFSRREVKQLLHKFRAIRIRLCDPIRRRFPSWLNEFNQRLLAPLSGFYLIVRARK; encoded by the coding sequence ATGCTCAAAGAGCAAGTTCGACAGTACTGGGACCAGCAGCCCTGTGGAACTCAATTTACCCACCTCCCCTGGGGGACTAGCGAATTCTTCACAGAAGTGGAACGCTTCCGGTATGCTGTCCAACCCTTTATGCACCGACTCATTGGCTTCCACCGCTATGCCGGCAAGCGAGTTCTCGAGATTGGCTGCGGCCTAGGAACAGACTTACTCCAGTTTGCCCGTGGGGGAGCAACGGTCACAGGTATAGACTTGAGCCCCCAGAGCGTAGAGCTTGCACGCCAGCACTTCGAGCTCCGAGGTCAAGAGGGAACGTTCTTAGTCGCCGATGTAGAGCAGCTTCCTTTTCCAGACAACACCTTCGACGTTGTGTACTCCTTCGGTGTCCTCCACCACACACCAAACATTCAGCACGCCCTTGCTGAAATCTATCGTGTCCTGGTCCCTGGTGGTGAGGTCATCCTCATGCTCTACCACCGCCACTCGCTCCACGTATGGCTAGGAACCCCGCTCTACATCGCCCAGACGCTTCGGCAGCAACGAGGTCTTCGGGGAATGGCCCTACTTGGCACGACACTGGCCGAGCTGGTCCACAACTACCGACGATGGGAAGCCGAATGGGTCCGCGTCTATGATGGGCCAGCAAACCCCCTCGGTCGAGCCTTCTCCCGCCGCGAGGTCAAGCAGCTCCTCCATAAGTTCCGAGCAATTCGAATCCGGCTCTGTGACCCGATCCGACGCCGGTTCCCATCCTGGCTCAACGAGTTTAACCAACGCCTACTGGCTCCACTGTCCGGCTTCTACCTCATTGTGCGAGCGCGCAAGTGA
- a CDS encoding uracil-DNA glycosylase, with protein sequence MQEEIVACERCPRLRQYCQEVAYRKRAAYRDWKYWGRPVPNTGSPSARLLIVGLAPAAHGANRTGRMFTGDRSGQFLYRALYETGFANQPESYHRGDGLELYGVAITAVVHCAPPQNTPTPQEIQACRPFLKRTVEALLPHLRGVVALGSIAFRESLRLFREFGWIQTRVRFAHGVLYWQPPAPFLLGSYHPSQQNTFTGRLTFEMLRDVFRLAAQLLEEPIQACPEMLSSLSEFGSNGDRNEGNAGCSKLREERP encoded by the coding sequence CTGCAGGAGGAGATTGTAGCGTGCGAGCGTTGTCCGCGACTGCGGCAGTACTGTCAGGAGGTCGCTTATCGCAAGCGTGCAGCCTACCGGGACTGGAAGTACTGGGGGCGCCCTGTGCCCAACACTGGCTCTCCGAGCGCCCGGCTCCTCATCGTTGGGTTGGCTCCAGCAGCCCACGGGGCAAACCGAACTGGCCGGATGTTCACTGGTGACCGCTCCGGCCAGTTCCTCTACCGAGCTCTGTACGAGACGGGCTTCGCAAACCAGCCAGAGTCGTACCATCGCGGCGATGGTCTAGAACTGTACGGTGTTGCCATCACAGCGGTCGTCCACTGCGCTCCGCCACAGAATACCCCGACTCCTCAAGAGATTCAGGCGTGCCGGCCGTTTTTGAAGCGCACGGTTGAGGCGTTGCTGCCTCACCTTCGTGGGGTTGTTGCCCTCGGCAGCATTGCTTTCCGGGAGTCGCTCCGCCTGTTTCGTGAATTCGGCTGGATTCAAACGCGAGTCCGGTTTGCCCACGGGGTGCTCTACTGGCAACCTCCGGCGCCATTCTTGCTCGGCTCATACCACCCTAGCCAACAGAACACCTTCACTGGGCGGCTAACGTTTGAGATGCTCCGCGACGTCTTCCGTTTGGCGGCGCAGTTGCTGGAGGAGCCTATCCAAGCTTGTCCAGAGATGCTCAGCTCCCTGTCCGAATTCGGCAGTAACGGCGACCGTAATGAGGGTAACGCCGGCTGCAGCAAACTCCGAGAGGAGCGGCCATAG
- the rpoB gene encoding DNA-directed RNA polymerase subunit beta yields the protein MTGRRKASASVGSNGDATIQQRELPEKVPHSSREVLPEASIAGRALAAEIPPEDGASFLQQRISFARFRWEPQYPDLLYLQLDSFREFLQEDVPPQERRPVGLQQAFLSTFPVEDATGTYQLEFLYYWLEPPRYSEEECRERELTYAKTLKARFRLSSRVSPESEDYIEPIEQDVYLGNIPIMTDRGTFIINGSERVIVSQIHRSPGVFFDQVLHPSGLPIYSARIIPLRGAWLEFVIDINEVMYVYIDRRKKFPVTTFLRALGYSHDHDIDDLFGLSLSVDPREVEQYVGRRIASEIVDLSTGEILAHRGEVLSEELTERLRRAHIASFRVFTHKDPEQEPVLVKTFWKDVTRNREEALELIYRQMRSSEAPDLETAVQLLERLFFTPKRYELDTVGRYRINTKLGLQVPLEVTHLTVEDIVATIRYLLEVAEGRRGIDDQDHLANRRVRTVCEQLTAQMVLGLSRMARTIRDRLSTFGGEERITPAELVNARTINSVLNQFFGTNQLSQFMDQTNPLAELTHKRRVSALGPGGLNRERAGFEVRDVHYTHYGRLCPIETPEGPNIGLISSLALYARVNKYGFIETPYRRVVEGRVTNEIVYLAADDEEDKVIAPASTPVDEEGRIAVPRVRARRSGDFVLVAPEEVDYMDVATDQITSASASLIPFLEHDDANRALMGSNMQRQAVPLVRPEAPFVGTGLEGKIARDSRALLLAEGDGVVEYVSADTIRIRYDDTASPEEKLISFDDEPVVTYRLKKFVRSNQDTCINQRPLVRVGQRVRKGQPIADGAATDRGELALGRNVLVAFMPWRGYNFEDAIVISERLVAEDVFTSIHIEEFTAQVRDTKRGEEEFTRDIPNVSEEEIRNLDDNGLVRVGTRVKEGDILIGKITPKVESDPLPEEKLLRAIFGDRAGDVRDVSLRVPAGFYGTVINTKLFSRRFYEDGQLRQRDERRRREQLQKKEQELLRQLDEECVRRLGRLLDGQRSLGIVDREGRTVVRAGTKLVAEELMKRFEQGKLRPEELDAGRQPWVEDEHTMGLVRQLLQRYLQKRESIKKELRAEQLRLEAGEELPPGVLKMAKVYVAQRRKIQVGDKMAGRHGNKGVVAKIVPVEDMPFLPDGTPVDIVLNPLGVPSRMNLGQLLETALGWVAAKLGVYFASPVFDGATWEDVQEWLRKAGLPPDGKTILYDGRTGEPFHERVTVGYIYMMKLIHMVEDKIHARSTGPYALITQQPLGGRSRMGGQRLGEMEVWALEAYGAAYTLQEMLTLKSDDVVGRAELYAALVNGKPTPNPHIPEAFRVLQRELQGLALEVEIVP from the coding sequence ATGACAGGCCGCCGAAAGGCTTCAGCCTCTGTAGGCTCTAACGGTGACGCTACCATCCAGCAGCGAGAACTGCCAGAGAAAGTTCCCCATTCCTCACGAGAGGTGCTCCCCGAGGCATCCATTGCCGGGAGGGCGTTGGCTGCCGAGATTCCACCGGAAGATGGGGCATCGTTCCTGCAGCAGCGGATCAGTTTTGCGCGTTTTCGCTGGGAACCGCAGTATCCAGATCTGCTCTATCTGCAGCTGGACTCTTTCCGGGAGTTCCTCCAGGAGGATGTGCCTCCTCAGGAGCGGCGTCCCGTCGGGCTTCAACAGGCGTTCCTAAGTACGTTTCCTGTGGAAGATGCCACTGGCACTTACCAATTGGAGTTTCTCTACTATTGGCTTGAACCGCCGCGGTACTCAGAGGAGGAGTGCCGCGAGCGGGAATTGACGTATGCCAAGACCCTGAAGGCTCGTTTCCGACTTTCGAGCAGGGTCTCCCCAGAGTCGGAAGACTACATCGAGCCAATAGAACAGGATGTATACCTGGGGAATATTCCCATCATGACCGATCGGGGGACCTTCATCATCAATGGCTCAGAGCGAGTGATCGTATCCCAAATCCATCGCTCGCCAGGAGTCTTCTTCGATCAGGTACTCCATCCTAGCGGCTTACCGATCTACTCTGCCCGAATTATCCCTCTGCGAGGGGCATGGCTGGAGTTCGTCATCGACATCAACGAAGTCATGTACGTCTACATCGACCGTAGGAAGAAGTTCCCCGTCACTACCTTCCTGCGGGCACTAGGCTATTCCCACGACCACGACATAGACGATCTCTTCGGGCTCTCTCTATCGGTAGACCCTCGGGAAGTCGAGCAGTACGTAGGGCGGCGGATTGCCAGCGAGATTGTGGATCTTTCTACAGGGGAGATCTTGGCCCATCGCGGCGAGGTTCTCTCTGAGGAACTGACAGAGCGACTACGGAGGGCCCATATAGCGAGCTTCCGCGTCTTTACCCACAAGGACCCAGAGCAAGAGCCTGTGTTGGTTAAGACCTTTTGGAAAGACGTTACACGTAATCGTGAGGAGGCTCTGGAGCTCATCTACCGCCAGATGCGCTCGAGCGAGGCCCCTGACTTAGAGACGGCTGTCCAGCTGTTGGAACGTCTCTTCTTTACGCCGAAGCGATATGAGCTTGATACTGTTGGACGTTACCGGATCAATACCAAGCTTGGGCTGCAAGTGCCGCTAGAGGTGACCCATCTGACGGTAGAAGACATTGTTGCAACAATCCGCTATCTCCTAGAGGTTGCTGAAGGAAGGCGTGGAATCGATGATCAAGACCATTTGGCGAATCGGCGTGTCCGGACGGTCTGCGAGCAGCTAACGGCACAGATGGTACTGGGGTTGTCGCGTATGGCACGCACGATTCGAGATCGTCTAAGCACTTTTGGAGGTGAGGAGCGTATCACCCCTGCTGAGCTGGTCAATGCGCGCACGATCAACAGTGTGCTGAACCAGTTCTTCGGCACTAACCAGCTCTCTCAGTTCATGGACCAGACCAATCCTTTGGCCGAGTTAACTCACAAACGCCGTGTTTCGGCCCTCGGCCCCGGTGGTCTGAACCGTGAACGTGCTGGGTTTGAGGTACGTGATGTGCACTACACCCACTACGGCCGACTCTGTCCAATCGAGACCCCAGAGGGACCCAACATTGGGCTCATATCGTCGCTTGCCCTGTACGCGCGAGTCAACAAGTATGGCTTCATAGAAACACCGTACCGTCGGGTTGTTGAAGGGCGGGTGACAAATGAAATCGTCTACTTGGCTGCCGATGATGAGGAGGACAAAGTCATAGCTCCTGCTTCGACCCCAGTAGATGAGGAGGGCCGGATTGCAGTGCCTCGGGTCCGGGCGCGGCGCTCCGGGGACTTTGTACTCGTAGCGCCAGAGGAGGTCGACTACATGGATGTTGCCACGGATCAAATCACCAGCGCTTCGGCTTCGCTCATCCCCTTCTTGGAGCACGACGATGCCAACCGGGCACTGATGGGCTCCAACATGCAGCGGCAGGCGGTTCCGTTGGTGCGGCCAGAAGCGCCATTCGTTGGTACGGGACTGGAAGGCAAGATAGCTCGTGACTCCCGTGCTCTCCTCCTGGCTGAAGGTGATGGTGTGGTTGAATACGTCAGCGCTGACACTATCCGGATCCGGTATGACGACACCGCTTCCCCCGAAGAAAAGCTCATCAGTTTTGACGATGAGCCGGTTGTGACATACCGGCTGAAGAAGTTTGTCCGGAGCAATCAAGACACGTGTATCAACCAGCGTCCGCTCGTGCGAGTAGGACAGCGAGTGCGTAAGGGACAGCCGATAGCCGATGGTGCTGCGACGGACCGCGGTGAGCTAGCTCTGGGCCGGAATGTCCTAGTGGCCTTCATGCCGTGGCGGGGTTACAACTTCGAGGATGCCATCGTCATTTCGGAGCGCTTAGTAGCCGAAGATGTCTTCACTTCCATCCACATCGAAGAGTTCACAGCACAGGTGCGGGACACGAAGCGCGGAGAGGAAGAGTTCACACGCGACATCCCGAACGTCAGCGAAGAGGAGATTCGCAACTTGGATGATAACGGCTTGGTGCGGGTTGGCACGCGCGTCAAAGAGGGGGATATCCTGATCGGCAAGATTACTCCGAAAGTGGAGTCTGATCCACTACCGGAGGAAAAACTGCTTCGGGCCATTTTCGGAGACCGCGCAGGGGATGTGCGGGACGTATCGCTGCGGGTTCCAGCAGGCTTCTATGGTACGGTCATCAACACGAAGCTCTTCAGCCGTCGCTTCTACGAGGACGGTCAGCTCCGCCAGCGTGATGAGCGGCGCCGCCGTGAACAGCTCCAGAAGAAGGAGCAAGAACTACTCCGTCAGTTAGACGAGGAGTGCGTCCGCCGCTTGGGACGGCTGCTAGATGGCCAGCGAAGCCTTGGGATCGTCGACCGAGAGGGACGCACGGTCGTGAGGGCTGGTACGAAGCTGGTAGCTGAAGAGCTGATGAAGCGTTTTGAGCAAGGTAAGCTGCGTCCGGAAGAGCTTGACGCTGGCCGTCAGCCGTGGGTAGAGGATGAACATACGATGGGCCTGGTCCGCCAGCTTCTGCAGAGGTACCTCCAGAAACGAGAGAGTATCAAGAAGGAATTGCGGGCCGAACAACTCCGGCTCGAAGCCGGCGAAGAACTGCCACCAGGTGTCCTGAAGATGGCGAAGGTCTATGTGGCCCAGCGGCGGAAGATTCAGGTTGGTGATAAGATGGCTGGCCGTCACGGAAACAAGGGAGTAGTGGCTAAGATTGTGCCTGTAGAGGACATGCCCTTCTTACCTGACGGAACGCCGGTAGACATCGTGCTCAATCCTCTGGGTGTACCATCGCGCATGAATCTTGGGCAGCTACTGGAGACGGCCCTTGGGTGGGTGGCGGCTAAGTTGGGTGTCTACTTCGCTAGCCCAGTCTTTGACGGTGCGACGTGGGAGGACGTGCAGGAGTGGCTTCGTAAAGCCGGACTCCCGCCCGACGGGAAGACCATCCTCTACGACGGTCGGACTGGCGAACCCTTCCACGAGCGCGTTACCGTTGGCTACATCTACATGATGAAGCTGATCCACATGGTGGAGGACAAGATTCACGCACGCTCCACAGGGCCGTATGCACTTATCACGCAGCAGCCCCTGGGGGGACGCTCTCGGATGGGTGGACAGCGTCTCGGCGAAATGGAGGTTTGGGCTCTAGAGGCCTACGGTGCTGCTTATACGCTGCAGGAGATGCTGACGCTGAAGAGCGACGATGTCGTTGGGCGTGCAGAGCTCTATGCAGCGTTGGTGAACGGTAAGCCAACGCCGAATCCTCATATTCCGGAAGCCTTCCGTGTCCTTCAGCGTGAGCTCCAGGGCCTGGCTCTGGAGGTAGAGATCGTTCCGTAG
- the rpoC gene encoding DNA-directed RNA polymerase subunit beta' codes for MQSWQIPRKGFSGIRIALASPESILERSHGEVLKPETINYRSFRPERDGLFCEKIFGPIRDWECSCGKYKGIRYRGIVCDRCGVEVTQRSVRRERFGHIHLAVPVVHTWFMRSQPNMLAVVLGMPSRDVERIAYYESYVVLEPGDSGLEIGDLLTEEEYLQAMEHSRNFLALTGAEALREMLRRLDVEKTYWGLRQRLTLEERMTKQEREEILRRLRILSWFLPREGHKPNKPEWMVLEIIPVVPPEMRPLIALEGGRFASSDLNELYRRIIMRNNRLKKLIAIRAPEVIMRNEKRMLQEAVDALFDNSRRVARSTGQRPLKSLADALRGKQGRFRQNLLGKRVDYSGRSVIVVGPELRLHECGLPKDMALELFKPFVIRRLIERGYARTAKRAKLLVERKEEVVWDVLDSVIDGHPVLLNRAPTLHRLGIQAFQPRLVEGKAIQLHPLVCTAFNADFDGDQMAVHVPLSHEAQMEALLLMLAPHSIMHTQNGEPIAVPSQDMVLGLYYLTKVRHGALGEGKFFASPEEAILAYDSGHVELHAKVKVRVNGQLIETTVGRIIFNRIVPPELGFVNELLTKKRLRQLIGQAFRVVGLARTVEFLDALKDMGFRFATEGGLTVSIDDVIIPPEKEAIIRATQEEVDKINEAYMMGILSPNERYNKVIDAWTSATNQVADHLYRELARHQDGFNTFWMMLDSQARGSKEQIRQLGGLRGLMAKPQKTAPGAAAELTENPITSNLREGLSVLEYFISTHGARKGLADTALKTADAGYLTRRLHDVAQDVIVTMHDCGTIRGIEVSGIKEGEELEISLYERILGRVALRDIVHPLTGKVIVRGGDIIDEEAAQAIADSPIESVPIRSVLTCEAPRGVCAKCYGRNPATGQLVEVGEAVGTIASQSIGEPGTQLTLRTFHTGGAALLATAQSVITAKFGGIVQFRGLRSVPQPGEDGENVHVVLARGASLVIVEPEGNRELVRYDLPVGARLYVQEGQLVQRGEQLYEWDPYNLLILARVSGQVRYRDLKVGATYLEQVDEQTGHLTKVVIHPRERGLTPQIEILDETGRTIHAEIIPARAHLLVEDGERVEAGEILAKIPREIRQLQDITGGLPRVIELFEARRPQNPAVVAEIDGVVSLRLGEGRDQGKRIIKLVSHDGLTEKEYRVSATRHILVQDGDSVRAGERLTEGPIDPHDILRIQGVQAVQEYLLREIQQVYRMQGVNIADKHVEIIIRQMLRRVKIISPGDSMFLEGDIVDRLVFQQENERLKNSVVITDAGDSKFHVGEVVPRRKFRESVVELQKKEKQPPKARDAEPATAEPILLGITEAALSTDSWLSAASFQETINVLTEAALAAQVDELRGLKENIILGQLIPAGTGQRRYQDILVTTTAEPLFAEVETRAVGHQDGDQRGLVPPTAAEPVGRRAL; via the coding sequence ATGCAGAGCTGGCAGATTCCGCGAAAAGGGTTCTCTGGGATCAGGATTGCCTTGGCTTCCCCCGAATCTATCTTAGAGCGCTCCCACGGTGAGGTGCTCAAGCCAGAGACGATTAACTACCGCTCCTTCCGGCCTGAGCGGGATGGACTCTTCTGCGAGAAGATCTTCGGGCCGATCCGCGACTGGGAGTGCAGCTGCGGCAAGTACAAGGGGATCCGCTATCGAGGCATCGTGTGCGACCGGTGCGGCGTAGAGGTGACCCAGCGTTCTGTCCGGCGAGAGCGCTTCGGACACATTCACTTGGCCGTACCGGTAGTGCATACGTGGTTCATGCGATCACAGCCAAACATGCTGGCTGTGGTCCTAGGAATGCCTTCGCGGGATGTTGAGCGGATTGCCTACTATGAATCCTACGTCGTCCTAGAGCCTGGTGACTCGGGGCTTGAAATTGGTGACCTCTTGACGGAGGAGGAGTACCTCCAGGCAATGGAGCATTCTCGCAACTTCCTAGCCCTCACCGGGGCGGAGGCGTTGCGGGAGATGTTACGGCGCTTGGATGTAGAGAAGACCTACTGGGGACTGCGCCAGCGTCTGACACTGGAAGAGCGGATGACAAAGCAAGAGCGCGAGGAGATTCTGCGCCGTTTGAGAATCCTCAGCTGGTTCCTCCCACGGGAGGGGCATAAGCCGAACAAGCCGGAGTGGATGGTCCTAGAGATCATCCCTGTCGTTCCTCCGGAGATGCGTCCGTTGATTGCCCTTGAGGGCGGGCGCTTTGCTAGCTCTGACCTCAACGAGCTCTATCGGCGCATCATTATGCGCAACAACCGCCTCAAGAAGCTGATTGCGATTCGGGCTCCTGAGGTGATTATGCGCAACGAGAAGCGGATGCTGCAGGAGGCAGTGGATGCGCTGTTTGACAATAGCCGCCGTGTTGCTCGTAGTACAGGCCAGCGTCCGTTGAAGTCGTTGGCGGATGCGCTCCGCGGGAAGCAGGGGCGCTTCCGACAGAATCTCCTCGGGAAGCGTGTGGACTACTCTGGGCGTTCTGTGATCGTGGTCGGCCCGGAGCTACGGCTCCACGAGTGTGGTTTGCCAAAGGATATGGCGCTGGAACTCTTCAAGCCTTTCGTGATTCGCCGGCTCATCGAACGTGGTTATGCCCGAACGGCGAAGCGCGCTAAGTTACTCGTGGAGCGGAAGGAAGAGGTAGTGTGGGATGTCTTGGATAGCGTCATCGACGGGCACCCAGTACTCCTGAACCGTGCTCCTACTCTCCATAGGCTGGGCATTCAGGCCTTCCAGCCGCGTTTGGTAGAAGGGAAAGCCATCCAGCTCCATCCGCTTGTTTGCACTGCATTCAATGCTGATTTCGACGGCGATCAGATGGCGGTCCACGTGCCGCTAAGTCATGAGGCACAGATGGAGGCGCTGTTGCTGATGTTAGCGCCCCATAGCATCATGCATACCCAGAATGGAGAGCCGATAGCAGTCCCCAGCCAGGATATGGTGTTGGGACTCTACTACCTGACGAAGGTCCGCCATGGTGCTCTCGGAGAGGGTAAGTTCTTCGCTTCTCCCGAAGAGGCTATCTTGGCGTATGACTCCGGGCACGTGGAGCTCCACGCAAAGGTCAAGGTGCGTGTCAACGGACAGCTAATAGAGACCACCGTTGGGCGCATCATCTTCAACCGGATCGTTCCTCCAGAGTTAGGGTTTGTCAATGAGCTGCTGACCAAGAAACGGCTCCGCCAGCTGATTGGACAAGCTTTCCGAGTTGTTGGGTTGGCTCGAACGGTAGAGTTCCTGGATGCCCTCAAGGACATGGGCTTCCGCTTCGCTACAGAGGGCGGGTTGACCGTGAGCATCGACGACGTCATTATACCGCCTGAGAAAGAGGCGATCATTCGCGCTACTCAGGAGGAGGTGGACAAGATCAACGAGGCCTATATGATGGGGATCCTTTCCCCGAACGAGCGATACAACAAGGTCATTGATGCATGGACCTCGGCAACGAATCAGGTAGCAGATCACCTCTACCGTGAGTTAGCTCGCCACCAGGATGGGTTCAACACGTTCTGGATGATGCTGGACTCTCAGGCTCGTGGCTCCAAGGAGCAGATCCGACAGCTTGGAGGGCTCCGGGGTCTGATGGCGAAGCCGCAGAAGACAGCCCCTGGTGCTGCCGCCGAGCTGACTGAGAACCCGATTACCTCCAACCTACGTGAAGGTCTATCGGTGCTAGAGTACTTCATCTCCACTCACGGTGCTCGGAAAGGGCTGGCTGACACAGCCCTGAAGACAGCCGATGCGGGGTACCTCACCCGGCGCCTCCACGACGTCGCGCAGGATGTCATCGTAACGATGCACGACTGCGGCACTATCCGCGGGATAGAAGTGAGCGGTATCAAGGAGGGTGAGGAGCTAGAAATCTCTCTCTACGAGCGAATCTTAGGGCGGGTGGCTCTGCGAGACATCGTCCATCCGCTAACAGGTAAGGTAATTGTGCGCGGAGGCGACATTATCGATGAGGAAGCGGCACAGGCGATTGCCGACAGCCCGATAGAAAGTGTTCCAATACGATCAGTGCTGACTTGCGAGGCCCCTCGTGGGGTCTGTGCGAAGTGCTATGGCCGCAATCCTGCCACAGGGCAGTTAGTGGAGGTTGGGGAAGCCGTCGGGACGATAGCCTCGCAGTCTATCGGGGAACCAGGGACACAGCTAACTCTACGAACGTTCCACACCGGAGGGGCAGCCCTTCTGGCGACAGCGCAGTCTGTTATTACAGCAAAGTTCGGGGGCATCGTCCAGTTCCGTGGCCTTCGGTCGGTCCCACAACCTGGGGAAGATGGAGAGAATGTCCACGTCGTATTGGCTCGAGGAGCTAGTCTCGTTATCGTGGAGCCAGAGGGCAATCGAGAATTGGTGCGGTACGATCTCCCGGTGGGGGCGCGTCTCTACGTGCAAGAGGGACAACTCGTCCAGCGAGGAGAACAGCTCTACGAGTGGGATCCGTACAATTTGCTGATCTTGGCCCGCGTATCTGGACAGGTGCGGTACCGTGACCTTAAGGTTGGTGCTACTTACTTGGAGCAAGTGGACGAGCAAACGGGGCACCTCACTAAGGTTGTCATCCACCCACGAGAGCGGGGCCTGACTCCACAGATTGAGATCCTAGACGAGACCGGCAGGACGATCCACGCAGAGATCATCCCTGCGCGGGCCCATCTACTCGTAGAGGATGGCGAGAGAGTGGAAGCAGGCGAAATCTTAGCGAAGATCCCACGTGAAATCCGCCAGCTCCAGGACATTACTGGTGGGTTACCACGGGTCATAGAGCTGTTTGAGGCCCGCCGACCTCAGAACCCTGCAGTCGTCGCAGAAATCGACGGTGTCGTTTCGCTTCGGTTGGGTGAAGGTCGAGACCAAGGGAAGCGTATCATTAAGCTCGTCAGCCACGATGGGCTGACGGAGAAGGAGTATCGAGTATCGGCTACTCGCCACATCCTCGTCCAGGACGGCGACAGTGTCAGAGCCGGTGAACGATTGACGGAAGGGCCAATCGATCCACACGACATCCTGCGTATCCAGGGTGTGCAAGCGGTGCAGGAGTACTTGCTGCGCGAGATTCAGCAGGTCTACCGAATGCAGGGTGTTAACATCGCCGACAAGCACGTGGAGATCATCATCCGGCAGATGCTACGCCGAGTCAAGATCATTTCCCCGGGCGATTCCATGTTCCTGGAAGGCGACATAGTGGACCGCCTCGTGTTCCAGCAGGAGAACGAACGGCTCAAGAACAGCGTCGTTATCACCGATGCTGGCGACTCCAAGTTCCACGTAGGTGAAGTCGTACCCCGACGCAAGTTCCGTGAGTCGGTTGTAGAGCTCCAGAAGAAGGAGAAACAGCCGCCAAAAGCACGAGATGCTGAGCCAGCAACAGCAGAGCCGATCCTACTGGGAATTACTGAGGCAGCGCTCAGCACGGACTCTTGGCTCTCCGCAGCCTCTTTCCAGGAGACGATCAACGTACTCACAGAGGCAGCCCTTGCTGCCCAGGTAGATGAACTGCGGGGCCTTAAGGAGAATATCATCCTGGGGCAGCTCATTCCAGCAGGAACAGGGCAGCGGCGGTATCAGGACATCCTCGTTACAACGACTGCAGAGCCCCTATTTGCGGAAGTAGAAACTAGAGCTGTGGGCCACCAGGACGGTGACCAGCGGGGACTAGTTCCTCCAACGGCTGCGGAGCCTGTGGGAAGAAGGGCGCTGTAG
- the rplJ gene encoding 50S ribosomal protein L10, translating to MLTRQRKAEIVDELRQKLGRARGIYMVDFAGMTVADSQSLRMELRQKGIEYKVAKNTLIRRALQALGDHRELEQHLVGQTALILSYTDGIAPARLLYEFIKRVEKPRLKAASVEGQYFSGEQLEQLAAMPSREELIAGILGSLQAPVAGIAGAIGAVLRDIAYLVEEVARQRNRQVE from the coding sequence ATGCTGACACGACAGCGCAAAGCGGAGATTGTAGACGAGCTACGCCAGAAGCTGGGACGGGCGCGGGGTATCTATATGGTTGACTTTGCCGGAATGACGGTGGCTGATTCTCAGTCCTTGCGGATGGAGCTTCGCCAAAAGGGGATTGAGTACAAGGTAGCCAAAAACACGTTGATCCGTCGCGCTCTGCAAGCCCTTGGAGATCACCGGGAGCTAGAGCAACACCTCGTAGGTCAGACAGCCCTCATTCTTAGCTATACGGATGGGATTGCTCCGGCGCGTCTCCTGTATGAGTTCATCAAGCGTGTGGAAAAACCGAGGCTGAAAGCAGCGTCCGTAGAGGGACAGTACTTCTCAGGAGAGCAGCTGGAGCAGCTAGCGGCTATGCCGAGCCGAGAAGAGCTGATTGCTGGCATCTTGGGTAGTCTTCAAGCTCCAGTGGCTGGCATTGCTGGTGCGATCGGCGCCGTGCTACGGGATATTGCGTATTTGGTTGAAGAAGTTGCGCGTCAGCGGAACAGACAGGTGGAGTAA
- the rplL gene encoding 50S ribosomal protein L7/L12, with protein MSSIVEELVEKISSLTLLEAAELKKALEERFGVTAAAPVAVAAVTAASPAAAPAVEEKTEFSVELTEIGPNKLNVIKVVRELTGLGLKEAKDLVEAAPKLLKESVSKEEAENIKKKLEEVGAKVTIK; from the coding sequence ATGTCGAGCATCGTGGAAGAGCTGGTAGAAAAGATTAGCAGTCTGACGCTCTTGGAGGCAGCGGAGCTGAAGAAGGCCCTCGAAGAGCGCTTTGGTGTGACGGCTGCGGCTCCAGTGGCTGTTGCTGCTGTTACTGCAGCATCTCCAGCAGCGGCTCCTGCCGTGGAAGAGAAGACGGAATTCAGCGTGGAGCTGACGGAGATTGGGCCAAACAAGCTCAACGTTATCAAGGTAGTACGGGAGCTGACGGGTCTGGGGCTTAAGGAAGCCAAGGACTTAGTGGAAGCTGCCCCGAAGTTGCTCAAGGAGAGTGTTTCCAAAGAGGAGGCCGAGAATATCAAGAAGAAGCTGGAAGAGGTTGGAGCAAAGGTGACGATCAAGTAA